In Betaproteobacteria bacterium, the sequence CAAGCCACCAAATTTGCTCCAGTTGATACCCGTCTGGTAAGAGTCGTTGAGCGACACCTCGATGATCTTTGCTTCGAGCATGACCTGGCGTTCCACCACCAGTTGCGTTGCCTTCAGATATTCACTGACCGCCCGCAACTCGACGGGCGATGCCTTGACCAGCACCACCCCGGAGCCGGCATTGACGATGACGTTGCGGCCCTCAAGATTGCCCACAATCGAGTTCAGCGCCGACGTCAGATCTTTCCAGAAATCGTAATCCGAAGTGGTCTGCACGCGTGCGCTGTCATTGCCTCGCTGCGGCTGCCCGCTCGTCGTTCCGCCTGACGTGCCGGTTTGCGTCGTCGTGGTACCCGTGGCTGGTGTTGAAACGCTCGGCGAACTGCCGGTCACCCGCATTTCGCTCATCCCCTGCCGGCGATTGGCCAGATAATTGATCTTGAAAATTCGCGTCTGAATGGTATTCGGCTGGACGTAAATCCGGGTACCCTGCATCCGGTACTCATAACCATAGACTTCGCGCAGCGTATCCAAAGCCTCGCGCACTGTTGTGTTCTTCAGATTCAGGCTCACCGTGCCGGCCAGCTCCTGTGGAAACAGCATGCTGTAAGGCGTACCGGAAACCAGCGCATTCAACACCTGAGTCACCGGCGCATTGTTCACAGCCAGGTTGAAACGTGGCTCCGGCTTTGCAGCTACGGGCTGATCTAGTTGCAAAGGTGGCACCATCGCCTGCCCAATCACATCGCCAGCTGGCCGGTTCGCCTTGCTGGCTGCTGCATCACCCAGTTCCTTGCCGGCCTGATCGAAAGCATCCCCACGACGCGCATGCTGATTGCTGCAAGCGGTGAGCACCAGTGCCGACAGTGCGATCATCAATATCTTGCTCATGGCAGACCCTTCACTTGCCCGGACTTCCTCGTCTTTCGAGGTTTGGGCGTATCAATCATTTGTTTTTCAACATCGGGTGTCAGGTAGAGATGCGTCACCCCATCAGTTCCCTGCAAAACGGCTTCGCGTTCATTCAGGCGCACCAGTGTCGCCCCGTCAACATGGCCGCCCAAAGCGACTGTCTTGCCACCGATCACCGCCACCGGCCGCCCTCCCTGACGCATCAGCACCGACTGCAAACGTAAAGGCCCAGCGCCCTCGCTCCCCGGGCGAGCATCCGCTACCGGTGACAGCCAGGCTGCTGGCGGGCGTGTCGGATCTGCCGTCTGGGCTTGCGCCGCAGCAGCGATGAAAAGCATGGCAAGCATGATCAGCCTCATAAGGTCAGCCATGACTTGTCCGGACTCAAGGTATAGACGGTCAGCGTCATTTCAGCCCGTGGGTAATCAATCACGCGATAGTTCAAAGGGCCCCACAGTAATCGTTGCGGCAACTTTTCCAGTTGGTTCAGATAGGCCTGCAGCTGACCATAGTTGCCCTCCAGGCGGATTTCAACACCATGCCGATAGAGGTCAAAGCTGCGCTCAAGCGGCTTGCTGTCGCCCTCCTTGGCCGCCTCCTTTTCACGCAAGACACTTTGCGGCGGCATCGTCTTCAGGCTCACCAGGCGCAAGCCGGTTTGCCGAGCTAGCAGTCGCTCCAGCAAGCCGTTCATATCCTCTGGCCGCACCAGTGCACTACCAAACTGCCTAAGCTGCTCATCCAGCTTGTTACGTTCACCACTCAGCGCTTCCAGCTCGGACTTCTTGCCGGCATCCGGATCAATTCTCAATTGCTGCTGGAGATTTTCGACCTGCCCCTGCAAGCCGGCCAGCGACGCACTCTCCGTTGAAATCGTGTTCCGTAGCCCCTTTGCCAAGGTCCATTGGGGATCGACAAACAGGGCATTCCCGATCAGTAATGGGCCAAGGACCAAGCCCAAAGCCACCAGCACGCGCTCGCGCTGCGTCAGTGCCGCATAGCGGTTGGCCAGTTGTGCCCATGACAGGGAGCTCATCGTGGCTTCTCCTGTGTGGAAAGTAATTCGGTACGCAGCGCAAATTCAGTGTAGCGTCCCGGCGCCCTGGGAGTAGCCACTGCGGCAGCCTCCGGACGCCGCTCGTCGCCTGGCTCTACGCCGGTCATGTCGAGTGCCGCAAAGCGGCGACCGGCAAAAGCCGGTTCGTCATTGAGCTTGTTGATATATGCGGGCAATATCGACGGATCAGTCAAGCGACCATGTATCTCGATGTTTTTCTCGGCAAAACGAAATCCAGTCAGCCAGACACCGTCAACCACCTGTCGGGAAAATCCCTGCAACAATCCGGAATAAGCATTGCCGTGCGCCACATCACCCTGGGCGATCAGACTCAGCACTTCCTGGCGCTGCGTGACCGCCTGGCGGGCTGATGCTATCTGGTTGTCCAGTGCTGGATCTCCCTGACGCGCCCCGAGTGTCTGCCCCAACGACTGGATCTGTTGCTGCGCAGCCAAAACCTGGCTCTTGATGTCAGCTTCACTGACCTTGAGACTGCTGGCCTGCATGGACCCAAATATCGCCATGATACCGAGCAGCAAAAGCCCTGCCGCTGCAGCACCGAGCACAATCGGCAAAGCCAGCCAATCGAATCGTGGCCGCAAGGCTGGCAAAATCAGGTTGATCTGCTGGCTCATGCGTCCAACCTCAACGCTGCGC encodes:
- the mshL gene encoding pilus (MSHA type) biogenesis protein MshL, whose product is MSKILMIALSALVLTACSNQHARRGDAFDQAGKELGDAAASKANRPAGDVIGQAMVPPLQLDQPVAAKPEPRFNLAVNNAPVTQVLNALVSGTPYSMLFPQELAGTVSLNLKNTTVREALDTLREVYGYEYRMQGTRIYVQPNTIQTRIFKINYLANRRQGMSEMRVTGSSPSVSTPATGTTTTQTGTSGGTTSGQPQRGNDSARVQTTSDYDFWKDLTSALNSIVGNLEGRNVIVNAGSGVVLVKASPVELRAVSEYLKATQLVVERQVMLEAKIIEVSLNDSYQTGINWSKFGGLLNGKFALGMLAPGAALSGSATLAGAATGISAGTSVTANPGANGSLGTSTAGRGFFGLAFQSQNFAALLSFLEGQGDVQVLSSPRIATTNNQKAVLKVGTDDFFVTGISTNTTTSASGNVVTPNITLQPFFSGIALDVTPQIDEDGNIILHVHPSVSVVEEKTKNVNLGDLGTFTLPLASSSINETDSIVRVQDGSIVAIGGLMSQEQNTSRYGLPGISGVPGLGALFGQKSVSNKKRELVILMRSTVIRDENSWRDASPQVQERLQSLDPRQERHLEWQ
- a CDS encoding PilN domain-containing protein, which gives rise to MSQQINLILPALRPRFDWLALPIVLGAAAAGLLLLGIMAIFGSMQASSLKVSEADIKSQVLAAQQQIQSLGQTLGARQGDPALDNQIASARQAVTQRQEVLSLIAQGDVAHGNAYSGLLQGFSRQVVDGVWLTGFRFAEKNIEIHGRLTDPSILPAYINKLNDEPAFAGRRFAALDMTGVEPGDERRPEAAAVATPRAPGRYTEFALRTELLSTQEKPR
- a CDS encoding MSHA biogenesis protein MshK, yielding MADLMRLIMLAMLFIAAAAQAQTADPTRPPAAWLSPVADARPGSEGAGPLRLQSVLMRQGGRPVAVIGGKTVALGGHVDGATLVRLNEREAVLQGTDGVTHLYLTPDVEKQMIDTPKPRKTRKSGQVKGLP